One Streptococcus sp. DTU_2020_1001019_1_SI_AUS_MUR_006 DNA window includes the following coding sequences:
- a CDS encoding CYTH domain-containing protein: protein MKHLEIEMKTLLNKDEYQRLQDHFSGVTPITQKNYYLDTPDFYLRKHKIAMRIRTFENSAELTIKIPQKVGNMEYNQDLSLEEANHCLKECKLPQGMILDELTSRGLSTSGWVVLGCLTTVRYEKQTPIGLMALDQSQYFDIVDYELELEVEDGNQGSLDFQKFLQANEIHYKKAPSKLVRFIENMKKY from the coding sequence ATGAAACATTTAGAAATTGAAATGAAAACACTTCTAAACAAGGATGAATATCAAAGATTGCAGGATCACTTTTCAGGAGTCACACCTATTACACAAAAAAATTACTACCTAGACACGCCTGATTTTTACCTTCGCAAACATAAAATCGCTATGCGCATTCGTACTTTTGAAAATAGTGCTGAATTGACCATAAAAATTCCCCAAAAAGTTGGAAATATGGAGTACAATCAAGATCTAAGCCTTGAGGAAGCAAACCATTGTCTTAAAGAATGTAAACTTCCACAAGGAATGATTCTTGACGAATTGACTAGCCGTGGACTTTCAACCAGTGGCTGGGTAGTTTTAGGTTGCCTAACTACTGTTCGCTACGAAAAGCAAACTCCTATCGGCCTCATGGCTCTTGATCAAAGCCAATACTTTGATATTGTTGACTATGAGCTTGAATTAGAAGTGGAAGATGGCAACCAAGGTAGTCTTGATTTCCAAAAATTTTTACAAGCCAATGAAATCCATTACAAAAAAGCTCCTTCAAAATTGGTTCGTTTTATAGAAAATATGAAAAAATACTGA
- a CDS encoding GTP pyrophosphokinase family protein: MITEWEEFLDPYIQAVGELKIKLRGIRKQYRKQNKHSPIEFVTGRVKPIESIKEKMARRGIGYDTLEQDLQDIAGLRVMVQFVDDVSEVVAILRKRQDMRVVQERDYITHRKASGYRSYHLIIEYTVDTIKGARTILVEIQIRTLAMNFWATIEHSLNYKYQGDFPEEIKKRLEITARISHQLDEEMSKIRDDIQEAQALFDPLHRKLNDGVGNSDDTDEEYR, encoded by the coding sequence ATGATTACAGAATGGGAAGAATTTTTAGATCCTTACATTCAGGCTGTCGGAGAGCTGAAGATAAAACTCCGAGGTATTCGAAAACAATACCGCAAACAAAATAAACATTCTCCAATTGAGTTTGTAACTGGTCGAGTCAAACCGATCGAAAGTATAAAAGAAAAAATGGCTCGTCGAGGGATTGGATACGATACGTTGGAACAGGACTTGCAAGATATTGCAGGTTTACGCGTCATGGTTCAATTTGTAGATGACGTGAGCGAGGTTGTTGCCATCCTTCGTAAGAGGCAAGACATGAGAGTGGTACAAGAACGTGACTACATTACTCATCGAAAGGCTTCAGGCTATCGTTCTTACCATTTGATTATTGAGTATACAGTTGATACGATCAAGGGGGCAAGAACGATTCTGGTGGAGATTCAGATTCGTACCTTGGCTATGAATTTCTGGGCTACCATCGAGCATTCTCTAAATTATAAATATCAAGGGGATTTTCCAGAAGAAATTAAGAAACGTCTGGAAATCACAGCAAGAATCTCTCACCAATTGGATGAAGAAATGAGTAAAATTCGTGATGATATCCAGGAAGCACAGGCACTCTTTGATCCATTGCATAGAAAGTTAAATGACGGGGTAGGTAATAGTGACGATACCGATGAGGAATACAGGTAA